ttcaaaCATAAAGTAGCCATGCATTGGTAATTTATCTAAAATACCTTTAATACGCATCGAAGGGCATCGAAGGGTCCAATATTACTAGTCTTCTATGAGGTATATGAAAGACATGATTATAAGAAGTCTTGCTATAATTCAACTAGTAAATGGAGTTGACAACATTCATTTGTTTATGTAAAACGCACTGATCTATTATATAATACATGAATTGCTTTGGACAAGAATTGATGGGTCTGAAATATTAGTCCCGTCCTTTTGGATCGGGAATTAGAAAGATGACATAGTGACTAAATAAAGACTGCTGACTTAAGAGAAAATTTTAGCCCAACGTTTGGTTCCACTAAATTATAATAATAATGACCCAAGACAGAATAACTGTagatcaagaacttgatcTATAATTTTCCCAAAAATTATTTCTCAGGCGGTGACGTAGACGGACTCAAGTTTGATAGTAGAGAAACAataacaagaagaattaaaATTACACAATGATCCATGCTTCGCATATGAATAAtcacacacacacacacacacacactTATTGAATATGCGACAGTGAATTAACAATTTATGAAAGATAGATCATTTAATATTGATCATAATTAGGTGGCTATTTATCAAGACCTACCATTGATAGAAAATCAAACCTATCTTCTAGCACAATTGGTCGTGTATTGATTGATCTGGCTCTCTAGTAGGAAGTGAAGAACATCTGGTAACTTGGAAGTTTCGGGTAACGTCGAAAAGGAAAGTCGggtaatttgaaaaatattgtCAAAGTACCACATTATAATAGTATAACCCATATATACCTTCAGCTAACCTTAACCAGCCCTACTTCCCCATAATTTGCCATTACACTAATTAACCTTTTTCGATGCTACCGCTATACCTGCTGACAAATGCCAAAGGACAACAGGTGAGTGTTGAGCTTAAAAATGGCGAGATCGTCGAGGGTGAACTTACCAACGTCGATAACTGGATGAACCTAACCCTCAGTAACGTAAGTCAACAGGATACCATTGGGAACAGTGGCAATATCGCCTTTCAAAAAGAAATTGTCAAATCACAGGAAGTCTATCTAAGAGGTACCTATATCAAATACATTAAATTACAGGATAATGTCATCGATCAAGTTAAGCAACAAATAAGTAACAACAATGGATCCAAGGACAATAATAGTGGTAATTTCAGAAGAGGTAACAAATTCGGTGGTCGTGACAACTTTAGACGTGGGAACCAAAATAACAGAGGTTATAATAATAACCAGAGTGGTGGTGGTCGTCGCCCATACCAAAATCGTTACGAAAATTCACAAAGACCTTCAAGTGGCAGTGGTATGGGTGGGTTTGTGCAGCAACACAGATCCCAAAGAGATACGAATAATGCGAACGTCGAATTTTAACTCTATGCCGTGTAATATATATACTTACCTAGTTATGCTTTGTTGTATTTTGTACAGAAGACTCTGTTCACTAACCAACAAGATGTTAAATACCCCAATGAACCCATCCCACAGCCGCACatgatgttgaagatgagactGTAGGAGACAGAGATAAAGATGGAGGGGAAGCCGGTCATCTTCAAGGTGTGGAAGATATAGTATAATGAGTAAAGTTCCATATACCATGCACAACTTGTACCCATCATAAAACATTTCCAACGCCAACTGTCAAACGTAGCGACTCTCTTATGTTTACGCATCATGACGTAACAACCTAGGAATGATACTTCACATACCACAATGCATAGTAATATGATGTTTGCTAGCAAGAAACCGTAAAGGTAGTAAAAATCTGTCTTTTCAAGCCAGACTGATTTGTAAATGTATTGCAATTCCACGTAGATCACTGCAAAGGGCAGAAATCCACATATCGCAAAAGTGGCGAAATCAAATGTCAAGCGTTCAGATATTTTCCTAGGTGCCAGAGTCGTAGGCGCTCTACAAGGTTTGATGGATCTAGCACCTAGGGAAGACAAAATGGGAAAATTTTGAGCCTGCTTACGATGTACTCTGTGAGACACCTCCTCGCCTAGCAGACTCAGTGGGATGCAAATGACGAAATATATGGACACGAATAAAACAATGGTACGGAAGGGCAATGCATGTGAGGATTCGTTAGCCCAAACGATCCAGTTTAACATTTGGGTACTGATCATGACTAAACCTGGTAACGCTGAACCGCAAAGAATGGAGAAAGTTCGACAGCGTCCAGCGCTACCGTCGTTTGTGGTGCGATGGTCAATGTGTAGCCAAGTACCTACAAATAGATGCCATAAATAGCTCCAAtgacaaagaaaaaaagaCGCTACACTGAGCACAGAGTTCCTGATGTTGTGCAGTTTGTTCAAAGAGCATGAAAAGGCCAAAGAACCTATGATTGTGAATAGGAACTGAACACCTATCGAAACGAAAATGGTTaatatcttgaaagaaataGATGAGGAATCCGTTTGGGCAAGCCATGTTTTGGCTACTCCATAGATCGAATCAGCTTcctcattttcatcaaatgtaaattgaaattcttcactACCAGCTTCATGACCCACCCTGACTATCCTGTACAGATTTGCAATGACAATAAGCATCAGTAGGAATGAAATTCCCACCGAATTACCCAATGTCATCCAATGGAATCTTCTCGATGAAGCTTCTGACATCTCACCACTGTTTAGGAAAAAATTCCATCTGTGTGACCAGTCTACCTTGAATTCCTCACGCCAGTACACAGAATACGTGAATGGGATATATGTTAGCTCATCTTCGTTTTCTGGGACAATAAGCTCATACTGTTCATAACCCTTAGAGGCGCCAGGACAATGATAATCAGATACCGATTTAGGGTAAACCTCAAATCCCACTATGGTGAAAGTCTCAGGATCGATTGCATTGTACCTAATAACCATCATAACGTGCGTGTTCAAATATGTCTTTTCAGTATCGGGATCCACAAACCCAAGCGGGAAACCAGAAACATAGTATTTCTTATGGTCAATCGTTGAAATAAACGTCGTTGCAGCAGGCAATTCCTGGTCAATTAGCCATTGAACGACATATCCCTGTCTTACGAGTTCTTGTGCCCGTCGCATCCCCGCAGGCTTCGTCTTTCTCGCACATAGTGCTTCACATGAAGCATCTTGACCAAACTTTAATTTATAATCGCTCTCCCATTTACGATCTCCTCTAATAATTTCATTCAATGATAGATGCAATGGTTTCTTATCCTCAGTGGGGGGACAAGTAAATGGTAGATCATAATAACCGTATGGGAATTGCGTTAAATCCGACTCAACTTTGTTAACAAGCAATTCAACATGGTCTCCCCATCTGTATACATTTGGTTGCAACCAGCCATTATCGAGCTTATCATTTCTTAGCGAATTTCGCGATGATCCAGAGCCTCGAAGCAGTATTATAATGACAACTACGGCCAAAAGTAAGCCCCATATCCGCCTCTTGATCATCATTTGTGCTCGAAAAAAGTTTTACAGCTCAGGGACCCAATTACCTGGGGTATTAGAGATGATATGAtcactcaattgattttcTATAGCCCAAGTGCCATCTaacatttttcaaatacGTACTGCTAttttttgtattttttttttcttttcatttttgatCTGCTCACTCCAAAAGGGACTTGGTTGGATAGTTGCAGCTCTCAAAGAGTAATAGGCCCTATTTACTAGTTGGGATTACCTATTTTTGACGACACTACGTTGCTAGGCCGAAGGATGGTCTTGCTTCATCAAGCTTCAGCGGAGAGCTGAATTATATTTTCGAGATATATTAATTGAGAAAACTCGATAGAATTTTAGAGAAGAGCGTTAGTTCTTGCCAAAAAGCTTTGTATCGAATGCTCGGATTTTATTTTCGTGATTCCACAGAATTAGCTTAAAAGTTGTCCGAAGACAGGTAAAAATAACCTCAAAAATCCAGTAAAGCCCAGATATATGAAATAAAAAACTAGAGAGCATCGAGCAAGCCACTAGACTGGCAATTATAGCCTTGTATTCCTCATTATTTTAATATTTATTTACTACTGACACGTATGGCCGGGTAATATAGTCAAAAGTATACCGATTTGTGGACCAGATGAGACTGATCAGAATACTGTTAGCTACACCAGTGATAGCAAATCTCCAGAGGTCCAGAAGTGTTCCTGGGGCCAAGAGTACCCTATAGACCGCCAAGATGCTTTTTGGGAGCAACAGTAATAGTAATTTGAATAACGCTCCGATGAATGCGGATGATCTCACGACTGATGTTAACACTTTGAATACGATAGTCAAATTACAGGAATATATTCAGCACGCCATATCACAATTGAATTATGAGACGGCAGTCTTCTTATCAGAGCTACTGTATGCCGAATGCTCCCCATTGGAAAAGAATCATGTACACAGACTTGAATCCGTTTACCTGTACTCTTTATCTCTATATCTACAAGGCGAGTTTCAAACAGCTTTACGAGTCAGCAAGGATTTTAAAGAGGCTGATCATATGGGGATTAGCTACATTTTTGCAAGATGTTGTTTGCAGCTTGATACCgacttgaaagaagcagtGGATGCGTTACTCAATGTGCTTGATAAAAAACCTTCAGTAACTTCCAATGGCAATCTGACTCATATGCCGACAGTTGCAACAATTAATTGCCTTTTGGGGAGACTAAATTTCAAGCTCGAAAGAACACCGGAAAGTGCTTTATTTTATTCCAGCGCTTTGAATGCAGATCCTTACTTGTGGGAAGCATACACGTCGCTTTGTGCATTGAGAGCCACTATCGATCTGAAGAGGCTTTATTCTCTAATGACCAAGCAAAACCAATCAACAAGTAACAGATTTAAGTCGAGGTTCAGCGTTTCGAAACCACATTCAACAGCCACCCCATATCAAAGCAGCAACCGTGTAccgtcatcttcatcatcttcatcatcgtcactATCATTGAATGCAAATGGATCGAAGCAACAATCGCAGGTAAATGCTCTGGCGCCTCAACATACTTCGATAAAGGGACAACCAACTAACTCTATGTTAAATAAAGCAAATGTTGTTGTATCCACTAGTGCATTCTCTTCACCTCCTTCGTCAAAGCAACCTACTGGTAAGTTAGCAAACAGATCAAAGTTACTCACAACACCTCCTTCAAAATTGTTGCATACTTCAAACTTCAAGACTCCCAGAAATAACACTCTGTCTCGCAGTTCAGGTCCCAAAAGGGGTGAAACattttcatcgatgattGTCAAACCTGAACATCATGGACTTTTGACTACCGCACTGTCAACAACAGCTACTACTCCTCATACTTTAGCAGAGTTGATTCTTACTTTTGCCAGAGTTTTGAAGGCCTCCTCTCAGTACGATTCATACAAGGCTATCAGGCTCTTAGAAAACCGGCTACCATCGCATATCAAATCCGAGATGCCTTGGTGTCAAGCTCAGCTGGGGAAACTTCATTATGAGATACTTAACTATGAGGAATCTTTAAATCATTTCAATCAACTGAGACGAATGCAACCAACAAGGACTCAAGATAttgaaatcttctcaaCCTTGTTGTGGCATTTACACGATAGTACAAGATTATcgcatctttcaaatgaaCTCGTCGAGACACTACCCAACAAACCGCAAACTTGGTGTTGTTTAGGGAACTTGTACTCCTTGCAACGAGATCATGAAGACGCcatcaaatattttgaaaaggCCACAAAGATTGATTACAACTTCGCATATGCTTACACCTTACAAGGCCATGAACACTCATCAAACGACTCGATAGATACTGCCAAAAACTGTTACCGAAGAGCACTTGCCTGTGATCCTCAACATTATAACGCCTATTATGGTCTTGGTATGTGTTATATGAAGTTAGGTCAATATGACAAAGCACTACTGTTTTTCGAGAAAGCCAGAAATATCAATCCGGTCAATGTCATCCTAATATGCTGCTGTGGAGTAGCCCTTGAGAAGCTGTCCTATCAGGAAAAGGCGTTACAATATTATGAACAGGCATGCGAATTACAACCGAGCTCCTCGCTGGcgaaattcaagaaagctcaTCTACTGTATTCCATGGCTAGATACAGCGCTGCATTAGAAAATTTTGAGGAGCTTGCAAAATTGGCTCCAGATGAAGCTACAGTGCACTTCCTCCTAGGTCAACTCTACCAGATTATGGGCCGAAAAAAGGATGCAGTTAAAGAATTTACGGTCGCCATGAACTTGGATCCGAAAGGGAATCCTCTTATCATCGATGCTTTAGAGAAATGCCATTCAGAGGAATGACCATCTGATTATAATAATTACAATGCAATGCAGAAATATTTACGAACAATTTAATTGATTAAAGCCCTCCATAACGGTTTATATTAGTAATATGATTAATGTGGTATCTGAATACTAGAAATGTTCACCCGAACTGTGCTGATGTCGCCCAAAGTAATCCCCTTTCAAATTAGCCGTAAGATCAGGTGTTGTGTCCTGAAATTTGCCAGAGCTAGACCCTAAGCTTGGTGACAAAACGCCTGACGCCAACAAATAAGGGCTAGCAAAGCCATTAGAATTCACTGTTGTGTTTCCATTGGACGACAAATTGATAGCCGAACCTAAAgcctcatcatcagattGGCGTAGCGTATTGCCATGACTCCCAGTCCCATAATCTGACGATTGTAACTTATTTTGCTGCTTTTCCCAAAGcatttgatcttcatcttcttcgttcaAGTACCTTTGCTGCTCTCTCAACCTTGTTGCCTCTCTGGCCTGTGAAAGCATTTCTTGAGCTCTACTCAATGACACAGTTGGCGTGGCACATGAACTGATAACCGGCACTGACGTATCAATGTCAATCGTGGTCTTAATTAAAGCTGCCATCCAAGCTCTCATGTCGTCTTTACTGTCAACAGCAAAGTAATGAACACGAGGTTGCGTGAACGTGAGGCCTTTCTTTGAACCTGGTTGAGGTGGAAGGAGCTTGAAGCAATAACGACCCTTACCGGTACTAGCTGCATAAAGCGAAACTAGCTTATCATCCTCCTTGGCAGGAACAACACAATGCGCAGTTATATCAATCAATCCTCTTTCCCTGGTATCAGTTGTACTGGCAAAGTAAGATAATCTGGTCCCATGgagagtgaaaaatctagTTCGCCAAACCCCCATTGTGCCACTTCCTTTTTTGCTCATCCAACCGGAGCAGTCTGCATCCATCATAGCATCCTTAACACTGACATTCCGTATCCCTTCCATGAAAGCGGATGTTTGCTGCTTTCTAGATATGTTTTTCGTGTTGATCGTACGCAAACCTTTTCCTTTCTGGGCCTCACTCACGGACCTTTTAttcttgtcatcatcagtTTTGGTACTGTCATAACTTGATTCTTTAGCGCTAACAGACCTCCTCTTTGAATCGTCTTTCTTTGCGCTGTTTGGTTTTATTGGAGATCTCAGAGTTGGCGGAGTCGGCGTATTCTTGTTCGAATGGCTTTTCCCGACCTTCGCTGGCGTCGCCGAATGGGAGGCACTCTCAGTGAACTGTTGCCTGAAGGGACTCATAATGAAAGAATCTCTCTTACTGTGACTGTGAGAGCTTAAATGGGAAGCATTCTTAGCGGGCGATACTGGTCGTTCCTCATTCTTAGCTGAGAAAAAAGAGACCAATGACGAAGCCCTTCTATGCTTCTTAATGTCCTGCGAAGGCAGCTTACTACGTGCCACGGAAGCATTCCTTGAATGGCCGGCGTAGACACTAGATGACGGCCTACCATTGGGtatcaaatcttcatcttgaCTAGAGCCCTCTTCCGTTAGATTTGGCGCAGTTGGAGATAACATTGAAACTCTGTTGTACAGATCAACAAAGGAACCACCCGATAGCGCTTTCTTATGACCCGAGTATATAACAGAATTACGGTTTCCAGCATTATTACCTGATGCTTGAGCTTTCGACCCACTTGGATAACTGTCGGTTGTTGGagtcgatgaagatgtcgACGACTTCCCCCCAAACGAAAAGCCCGATTTAGctttaaaatcttgagGGCTATTGGGTGGAAATTTGAACGCGCCTGGAGGTTCAAGTGAACTCGACATTGCCTTTTCATATATTGTTGGCGGAGAGTATCGATTCCCAGAATCATTGCCAATCATTGGCGACTTGGGAGGTTGCACCGGACTAGGATAGGACGGCGGCTTCGGGGCTCTTCTAGGAGATACAAATAGCCgctcatcatcaagttcTTTATCAGAGATGGATGGCAGAGCTAATGCGGCTTTCTGGGTATCATTTTGAGATGCTTGCAACTGATTTGCTTTACTCTTGGGTCGTTCGTTTGACCCAGCACTCATCGGTGtagaatttgatgagaaatCTTCTAAAGATCGCGAAACTTTCCTGACGTGCCCACGATATGTCGGTCCTTGATTCAGAAATGCTGGAGGCATTAACTGATTTTCCTCAGCAGACTTCCCGTCAATCCGGCCCTTATCTGCACGTTTACTGGCTTTTCgtaaatcttcaatctctttgtGAATCTCGAACCGCGTCCCAAatgaatcaatttcaagctcCTTCAGATGGGCTAATTCTAGCTGCAATAAGATTGCACCTGATACCTTATGCTGCTGGAAACGAGACGAGGATTGAACGTCAAATCCAGACATTATGAAGTAAGCCGTGACCTGGGGAGGAGTCCATGATTCTGCCATAGCAGGGTTCAGCTCGCTTGTATCAATACCATTGATCGAATTTGCTCCTGCGGATCGTTCATTCGATAGGGATTTGGCTGAACTAGATCCCTCCGGATTTCCAGAAGAGTATGATATATCCAAGTCCCTAGTAGAAGAGAAAATAGTCTCGTGAGTCATGTTTTGACCGCCATTATCCAGCTGCTCCATAGAATTCGATCTCAATTCCTCCAAAGCTTTATCTATATCACTCATCGTGGTCTTCAGAGAGATTTTCCTGTCTACgggcttcttcttgctcaaAGGCATTGGGGCAGCTGTCTCCAAAGGCTGTGGCGTCGGAAGCTCACTGGTGGAACCGTTTTGTGAGTAGCCTGAGAAATTCGAAGTACTGCCATTACCTGAGCTAGCTATCCTCTTTGTCGATTTGGATCTCATAGCAGAAGGCCTCTGTTCGATACTGATCTCTTGCGTGAAGACCATCGGATACAAACCCTCTTCTTTGGTCCTCAAATTGCGCCCGTAAAACCAGCCATCATTATACTCCTCATCAGTGGTGATGACTTGAATCTTATCTCCTGGTTTCATATCCAGTTCATCCTCCATTCTCTTCGTATACTCATTGATGGCAATATACATGGGGCATGGCTTCATCCCACTGGAACTGCAAGTGCTCTGTGTGGTATTCGAAGCCAACTCAGACGAAAGACCAGTGATCCTGGTATCTAGCTGGGAGAGGACTGGTATCTTCTTAGTAGTCATctattcaaattctttacTTCTTGTGGCTTGTTTTGATTATCGTCTAATTCTCCACTTTTTGCTATTAGTCAATCCTGAACCTTCTGCTTGATTAAGTACTACTGACGGTGACTAAGCTCAAGTGCCAGCCTCACTGGTTGGTAGACTCGTTTGGTACTTATTGATGATTTGTTCGCGAGATGGCGTTGTCATTTAttgattgaaattcttcCTTCGCATTCTCCAGGTTAGAGGATTAGCGATCACGAGGCATACCATGAAGTGAAGAGCTGAGTCATTAGACTCTTATATGACTATATCTGTAGTATTCTCCTTTCTATGTAGTCTGCCAGTAGCAGTTTGCAGTCGTCGAGGATAAACCTACAGACGTTCTGCGAAATAAAATCGAAGATGACATCGTTTTGATGGTTGGACTGGTCCAAGAAGGTCAGTCTGTGATGCAGAGAGATGATTAAGGGCTTGTATTCGTGATATTTCACGAGGTTATCGATTCCCAGTGGTTTTGACTTTGGTACTCCAGCCGAGACAGCTGTGGCAGGTTTTCTTCGAATACTGCCCCTAGATGATAATGAACCACTAGTCTTTGTTTGTAGTGAATCTGGAGAGGACTGTGCTAGTGCAGGGTTCTCAGCTTTGAAGATCACTGCTTCTAGCAATTTGCGAAGGTAGTCCAATGTCTTTAAGAGTCCAGAGAGGGAGCTTTCGGACATACCCTCGTTCACGTATTCTCGGAGAGAATCCACCATGGTAGCCATCACATTGCATTTGATCGGCACATTTGTAATTGGGAAACTGGAGGGGTCGTCTTTGTAAATTTTCAATGTCCATATAGTTTGATCCACCGATATTCGATCGCTTACCAGTACATTGTTTCTTTGTAGGCTCTCAGAAATATTACGCAGAAGTGCTAGACATTGATGACCAGCAGAGCCATCTTTACAAGCTCTGATATGGTGAAAGTCGTCTTCGGAGAAAGCCACAGGTCTCAGAAAGCGGTCTCGTTCATCTTTACCAATAAACCATTTGTTGCCCAGCTTGTTCTGCGGACTTAACTCCATGACCGTTCAAGAGTCTAGAAATACACCTCTGACGGAGTTCAGAGGCCACCCAAAGTTGCAACTTCGCCGAAGCCTCCATTACTACTTAGTCCGTTAGTAGCGACCGATAGTTCTCAAGTCTCGAACTAATGAATTACATCGAAACAAAGGGTTGATATGTCAAATAACTAGCATTTCAATTAGCAGATGAATAAATGCTGGGATTTGAAATATGCCGTTGCTGAATGGTAAGAATAAAAGTAAGAAACCCAAGTTCCTGCTATCTTTGCGAATCAACGAGCTGATTAATATACCTCAGTCTTCAGGGTACTGTTACGTGAAGTGGCATCTGAAAGAAGGTACAGGAACTTCGAGTGATGTGTTTGATTCTAATGGGGAAGTAATACCAGCTATGAATCAGAGCCATGGTTCGACTCCGAAAGTCATGGTGGAAAACCACCGAGCTAGATGGAATTTTGAGTTTGAAAAACCATTACAGATTAAATTACAAGTGGACCGCAATAGAGATCTAGTGCCGAAGAACCTATCACTGGAAgtgttctttgaatttttatCTGATACGAATGGTGGTACGGTGAAACCACGAAGATCCAATTCAGGTTCTTCACATTCGGCCAAGAGTGGTTCAACAAATACATATTCGCAGAAGATTACTGGTAAAATTCTTCTGGGAGTATTAAGCCTAAACGTTGCAGATTATGTGAGAGAAGATGAACAACCAACTACGAACCGTTTTTTGttaaagaaatcgaaaGTGAATTCGATTCTTAACGTAACGTTACAAATGCGGTTAGTTAGAGGAGGTTACAAAGATTTCCAACCCACAAGAAACTTGATTTCTGGTCAATTACCAGGTGTTCTTAGGACGGGGTTCAATGATATCTTGGATGATTCTTCTGATATGGGATCTCCGACTTCTTCCCTTTACCAACACTCTATGAGTTCCCCTCAATCTTCTCGGTTCAATCATGGAAAAGGAAAGACGATTGATAACAGCATGACATTAGATATTACCAATAATTCGATATCAGCTTCGATGAGTCCTTTAGTTGACAGTCTCTATCAGAGAACATTCCAATTGCCTTGGGATCCACGACCTGGTGAGTTCACTCCGAGAGAATGCGTAGAAGATATCTTACAAGGTGGTAACGGTTGGGCCAAGAATGAGAAGGGAATATGTTTGATTGATTTGCAAGCTCTGAGGCTCAACGAGATGGAAAATGATTATTATGAAAGTCACAAGAATGGCCCCGGTATGAGGAACAACGATGATGATACCAGTGAAGCGGCTCGAAATGTGACTAATTATGATAACATGGATAAGAGAGAATATTTAGAAAAGAAACAGATATGGAGTCACAAGTCATCTGTGCAAAAGGAAAGGAAGAAACAATATGAAGATAACGGTGACAGTGGATCAAAAGAGTATGGTGAATACGTCGAGGATATACCTAACGACAAAATACGAGACGCCAAGAGTTGGTCTGTTAATAATATCATGACTTAAGCACGAACCGAAAATAACCGTAACTTTTAATAATTTAACTATTTAAGAAAGGGCTAATGGTGGCCCTATTGTTATCCATCATATTGAACAAAGAACCAAAATCGGGATCTAGCATTACCTTGGCAACGCTGATCAAGGGACTAGGGTATAAAGTGAAAGATCGACAGGcgcatcttcttcctgatTTGAGGTGAATCCCATGACTAATTCCTCTCAGTGGACATCTAGTGGCCCTGCTATCCCTAATCCCGCAAAACGCACCAAACCTGACTAAATTGGCGCCCGATAAGAACATTTCAGGCACAGGCTTCGGCCTCTTGCATTTTTTTGACGATTGTTGAATTGCCTAAGATGTGTTTTTTATTCCTTTCTCGTATTCTTGAACCATACTTCCGTCTTCTCCTTGGTTTTGAGTTTTTGCCGTAACCAACACCTCCCTCAACTGATTCGTCAATCAGTCGAGAACCAATAAGCACTGAACAGCTCTTTTTGAATGTCGAATACATCAAATGCACTATTGGTGTGCCATGCTGGTGAGAGGTAAGCGAGATCCATGGGCGACTGGGTGATATTTTATACAATTTGCAATATTTCTTAGTGAGCAACCTGCCTGAATTGGATTGGAATGGCTAGTTTCTCAACATGTTTGGTTTTTGTGCTAATAATCAACAATTCCTGTCGTTGTCGGCTACTGCCCGGACGATCAGCCTATGCGCCATACGCTACTGGAAGTAATATGAAAACGTTATGTGACCGACGGATTCTTGCGCACTCTTTTTTTCTTAAGTTTGATCATCTTAATATCTCTGATAGCTACACTTTTGCGGCAAAGAGCACATAAACCGTTTTTCTTTGGACctcttgaagagttgagCATCTGGAACAGACAACTTACACAGAATGTATGACCACAGGGAGTAATCACTGAGTTTTCAGGAGGATCAAAACAAATAGGGCACTGATAATCCCTGACGGCTTTATGTGGAGCCGGAGTAACAGATCGCTCATTACCACTATCCTCATTTTTTTGTCCAAGAATCTCAGCCTCTAAATCAATCGCCTCTATaacttcctcatcagaCGGTATTGTCTCGACAACATTAATATCTGTGCTTTCCCTCGAAGATCTGCCTACTCCGTTTTCATCGCTTTCCCCATCTGATTCATTTAAAGCTCGCAGGATAAAATCAGTATCGtcgtcatcctcatcatcaggTTCAGGCACCCTCCTATTGACACTCACAACCTCT
The window above is part of the Torulaspora delbrueckii CBS 1146 chromosome 3, complete genome genome. Proteins encoded here:
- the TDEL0C02730 gene encoding uncharacterized protein (similar to Saccharomyces cerevisiae BOI1 (YBL085W) and BOI2 (YER114C); ancestral locus Anc_7.413), which codes for MTTKKIPVLSQLDTRITGLSSELASNTTQSTCSSSGMKPCPMYIAINEYTKRMEDELDMKPGDKIQVITTDEEYNDGWFYGRNLRTKEEGLYPMVFTQEISIEQRPSAMRSKSTKRIASSGNGSTSNFSGYSQNGSTSELPTPQPLETAAPMPLSKKKPVDRKISLKTTMSDIDKALEELRSNSMEQLDNGGQNMTHETIFSSTRDLDISYSSGNPEGSSSAKSLSNERSAGANSINGIDTSELNPAMAESWTPPQVTAYFIMSGFDVQSSSRFQQHKVSGAILLQLELAHLKELEIDSFGTRFEIHKEIEDLRKASKRADKGRIDGKSAEENQLMPPAFLNQGPTYRGHVRKVSRSLEDFSSNSTPMSAGSNERPKSKANQLQASQNDTQKAALALPSISDKELDDERLFVSPRRAPKPPSYPSPVQPPKSPMIGNDSGNRYSPPTIYEKAMSSSLEPPGAFKFPPNSPQDFKAKSGFSFGGKSSTSSSTPTTDSYPSGSKAQASGNNAGNRNSVIYSGHKKALSGGSFVDLYNRVSMLSPTAPNLTEEGSSQDEDLIPNGRPSSSVYAGHSRNASVARSKLPSQDIKKHRRASSLVSFFSAKNEERPVSPAKNASHLSSHSHSKRDSFIMSPFRQQFTESASHSATPAKVGKSHSNKNTPTPPTLRSPIKPNSAKKDDSKRRSVSAKESSYDSTKTDDDKNKRSVSEAQKGKGLRTINTKNISRKQQTSAFMEGIRNVSVKDAMMDADCSGWMSKKGSGTMGVWRTRFFTLHGTRLSYFASTTDTRERGLIDITAHCVVPAKEDDKLVSLYAASTGKGRYCFKLLPPQPGSKKGLTFTQPRVHYFAVDSKDDMRAWMAALIKTTIDIDTSVPVISSCATPTVSLSRAQEMLSQAREATRLREQQRYLNEEDEDQMLWEKQQNKLQSSDYGTGSHGNTLRQSDDEALGSAINLSSNGNTTVNSNGFASPYLLASGVLSPSLGSSSGKFQDTTPDLTANLKGDYFGRHQHSSGEHF
- the TDEL0C02740 gene encoding uncharacterized protein → MELSPQNKLGNKWFIGKDERDRFLRPVAFSEDDFHHIRACKDGSAGHQCLALLRNISESLQRNNVLVSDRISVDQTIWTLKIYKDDPSSFPITNVPIKCNVMATMVDSLREYVNEGMSESSLSGLLKTLDYLRKLLEAVIFKAENPALAQSSPDSLQTKTSGSLSSRGSIRRKPATAVSAGVPKSKPLGIDNLVKYHEYKPLIISLHHRLTFLDQSNHQNDVIFDFISQNVCRFILDDCKLLLADYIERRILQI
- the TDEL0C02750 gene encoding uncharacterized protein (similar to Saccharomyces cerevisiae YBL086C; ancestral locus Anc_7.414); translation: MPLLNGKNKSKKPKFLLSLRINELINIPQSSGYCYVKWHLKEGTGTSSDVFDSNGEVIPAMNQSHGSTPKVMVENHRARWNFEFEKPLQIKLQVDRNRDLVPKNLSLEVFFEFLSDTNGGTVKPRRSNSGSSHSAKSGSTNTYSQKITGKILLGVLSLNVADYVREDEQPTTNRFLLKKSKVNSILNVTLQMRLVRGGYKDFQPTRNLISGQLPGVLRTGFNDILDDSSDMGSPTSSLYQHSMSSPQSSRFNHGKGKTIDNSMTLDITNNSISASMSPLVDSLYQRTFQLPWDPRPGEFTPRECVEDILQGGNGWAKNEKGICLIDLQALRLNEMENDYYESHKNGPGMRNNDDDTSEAARNVTNYDNMDKREYLEKKQIWSHKSSVQKERKKQYEDNGDSGSKEYGEYVEDIPNDKIRDAKSWSVNNIMT
- the SPR6 gene encoding Spr6p (similar to Saccharomyces cerevisiae SPR6 (YER115C); ancestral locus Anc_7.415) → MFLSGANLVRFGAFCGIRDSRATRCPLRGISHGIHLKSGRRCACRSFTLYPSPLISVAKVMLDPDFGSLFNMMDNNRATISPFLNS
- the SLX8 gene encoding SUMO-targeted ubiquitin ligase complex subunit SLX8 (similar to Saccharomyces cerevisiae SLX8 (YER116C); ancestral locus Anc_7.416) → MKVDLDRQDESRKRRRLNEGESDASTDISQEQDCSESDGSIEVVSVNRRVPEPDDEDDDDTDFILRALNESDGESDENGVGRSSRESTDINVVETIPSDEEVIEAIDLEAEILGQKNEDSGNERSVTPAPHKAVRDYQCPICFDPPENSVITPCGHTFCVSCLFQMLNSSRGPKKNGLCALCRKSVAIRDIKMIKLKKKRVRKNPSVT